One genomic window of Salvelinus alpinus chromosome 17, SLU_Salpinus.1, whole genome shotgun sequence includes the following:
- the LOC139543251 gene encoding opsin-5-like codes for MGNASDTTLFVSTISKELDFLMGTFYSIFCVLSLLGNGILLLVAYRKRLSLKPAEFFIINLSISDLGMTLSLFPLAIPSAFAHKWLFDEITCQFYAMCGVLFGLCSLTNLTALSSICCLKVCFSYYGNKFSSSHACFLVVAVWCYASVFAIGPLAHWGHYGPEPYGTACCIDWHVPNYELSALSYIVCLFLFSYALPCTVIFLSYTFILLTVRGSHQAVQQHVSPQTKTTNAHALIIKLSVAVCIGFLGAWSPYAIVAMWAAFGDATLVPPTAFALAAIFAKSSTIYNPMVYLLCKPNFRKCLCRDTSTFRNRICRGSPRPEQKDPFGSTSQRNNKDMSVSNGQPESHRACLYCAEDGAHCHTGTTPQRTARILSGSTYSNATISQLSAKQQTPFL; via the exons aTGGGAAATGCTTCAGACACAACCCTGTTTGTCTCCACAATCTCAAAGGAGCTTGACTTCCTCATGGGCACTTTCTACAGCATATTCT GTGTTCTGTCTCTCCTGGGGAATGGCATCTTGCTGCTTGTTGCGTATCGTAAGCGATTGTCCTTGAAGCCGGCCGAGTTCTTCATCATAAACCTGTCCATCAGCGACCTTGGGATGACCCTGTCTTTATTCCCTCTGGCCATTCCCTCAGCATTCGCTCACAA GTGGCTGTTTGATGAGATCACCTGTCAGTTTTACGCTATGTGTGGGGTTCTGTTTGGTCTGTGCAGTCTGACCAACCTCACAGCTCTCTCTTCCATCTGCTGCCTCAAAGTCTGCTTCTCTTACTATG GCAATAAATTCTCCTCATCCCATGCCTGCTTCCTGGTGGTGGCAGTGTGGTGTTATGCCTCTGTGTTCGCCATCGGTCCCCTGGCACATTGGGGACACTACGGGCCCGAGCCTTATGGCACTGCCTGCTGCATTGACTGGCACGTACCCAACTACGAGCTGTCTGCCCTGTCTTACATCGTCTGCCTGTTCCTCTTCTCCTACGCTCTGCCCTGCACCGTCATCTTCCTCTCCTACACCTTCATCCTGCTGACGGTGCGCGGCTCTCACCAGGCCGTCCAGCAGCATGTGTCACCCCAGACCAAGACCACCAACGCACACGCCCTCATCATCAAG TTGTCAGTAGCAGTATGCATCGGCTTCCTGGGTGCATGGAGCCCCTACGCCATAGTGGCCATGTGGGCGGCATTTGGTGACGCCACTCTGGTGCCTCCTACTGCATTCGCCCTGGCGGCCATCTTTGCCAAATCGTCCACCATCTACAATCCTATGGTCTACCTCCTTTGCAAACCAAACTTCCGCAAGTGTCTTTGTCGAGACACATCCACGTTCCGCAATAGGATCTGCAGGGGCAGCCCCCGGCCTGAACAGAAAGACCCATTTGGATCCACATCCCAGAGAAACAACAAGGACATGAGTGTCTCAAACGGACAGCCAGAGAGCCACAGGGCATGTCTGTACTGTGCCGAGGATGGAGCACACTGCCACACAGGGACCACACCCCAGAGGACTGCCCGAATACTGTCAGGCTCCACCTACAGCAATGCGACTATCAGTCAACTCTCTGCTAAACAACAGACTCCTTTCCTCTAG